In Symmachiella dynata, the following are encoded in one genomic region:
- a CDS encoding glycerophosphodiester phosphodiesterase, which produces MPLRLLIVLLVCAGTAPLMAAENPKPKRIIVIAHRGAHQKAPENTLASFQHAIDLGCDYVEVDVRRTNDGVLVLMHDSDVARTTDGQGKVNELTYADIQKLTVGQSEKVPTFDEALKLCRGKIKIYIDHKDAPPAEIVETVTRHKMVNDVIVYSSYDGLRAFKTLNPKIWIMPPNPGTVEKINAIRRDLKAETFDGNVRDWTAEHAEAAHAAGAQIWVDNLGENDNEAGFQKSLDLGVDAIQTDYPEKLIPFLKRLGRR; this is translated from the coding sequence ATGCCCCTCCGTCTACTAATTGTCCTGTTGGTCTGTGCTGGAACCGCACCGCTTATGGCTGCTGAAAACCCTAAGCCGAAACGGATCATCGTTATCGCCCATCGCGGTGCCCATCAAAAAGCACCCGAGAATACTCTCGCCTCATTCCAGCATGCCATCGATCTTGGATGTGACTACGTCGAAGTCGATGTCCGCCGCACGAATGACGGAGTGCTGGTGCTGATGCACGACAGCGACGTGGCCCGCACGACGGATGGACAGGGAAAAGTCAACGAGCTGACCTATGCCGACATCCAAAAGCTGACCGTAGGACAATCTGAAAAAGTACCGACATTCGACGAGGCGCTGAAACTCTGCCGCGGTAAAATCAAGATCTATATCGACCACAAAGATGCGCCGCCCGCTGAGATCGTCGAGACGGTCACGCGGCACAAAATGGTGAACGATGTTATCGTCTATAGCTCGTATGACGGACTGCGCGCGTTCAAAACACTCAACCCCAAGATCTGGATTATGCCGCCGAATCCCGGAACGGTCGAAAAAATCAACGCCATTCGCCGTGACCTGAAAGCAGAAACCTTCGACGGCAACGTCCGCGACTGGACCGCCGAACACGCCGAAGCTGCCCATGCCGCCGGTGCACAAATTTGGGTCGACAATTTGGGCGAAAACGACAACGAAGCCGGCTTTCAAAAATCGCTCGACTTGGGCGTCGACGCGATTCAAACCGATTATCCTGAAAAGCTGATCCCGTTCCTCAAGCGCCTCGGCCGCCGTTGA
- a CDS encoding flotillin family protein — protein sequence MEILIGGAIAIVLGLATMVIRCYRKVGPEEALVRSGQGGLAVITGRGLLVYPVLHRVEQMDLSVKRIEITRRGEAGLICRDNIRADIEVAFFVRVNNTDDDIKNVAQSLGCRRASDQKALIELFDAKFSEALKTVGKQFDFVELYNERDKFKVEILNVIGTDLNGYVLDDCAIDFLEQTPIELLSPNNILDAEGIKKITELTAKEFVQANNYTREKEKTIKKQDVEAQEAILELERQRVEAVEKQKREIAEVSAREQAEAKRVSEEERLKGERARITTEEEISISEENKERQIIVARKSKERTDAVETERVEKDRMLEATERERIVTLAQIDKEKAVEVEKRNIQDVIRERVVVERAVVEQQEKIKDTEEFATADRLKQVTVTKAEMDAQQALVKEVKAAEASKAAADFLAEQRIVEAEAERAAAEKETLAQKMLAEAKTANAAAIGLADAQVLEAKAAAIEKEGTAEANVLQRKAVAEAKGIEARASAVEKEGTAEASVMHLKFTSEAKGIEEKANAMKLFDGVGREHEEFKLRLNKEKDIEIAAISAQQEIAESQAGIVGEALKSARIDIVGGETTFFDKIVDSIKAGKSVDRFVHNSEVLTDVKNSFFNGNPEYFRDKLQEFVDQFNMSFDDVKDLSVAALIGKMLTLTDSDESKSELNRMLSAVKGMGIADKKVNTLDISGQSLTVSGKKS from the coding sequence ATGGAAATATTAATTGGTGGAGCAATCGCGATAGTCCTGGGTTTGGCTACGATGGTGATCCGTTGCTATCGCAAGGTCGGACCGGAAGAAGCGTTGGTTCGATCCGGTCAAGGTGGTTTGGCTGTCATCACCGGACGAGGATTACTTGTCTATCCCGTGCTGCACCGCGTCGAGCAGATGGATCTGTCGGTCAAGCGGATTGAAATTACACGTCGCGGTGAGGCGGGGTTGATCTGTCGCGATAATATCCGTGCGGACATTGAAGTCGCCTTTTTCGTCCGTGTGAACAATACCGATGACGATATTAAGAATGTCGCTCAATCTTTAGGGTGCCGTCGGGCATCGGATCAAAAGGCGCTGATCGAGTTGTTCGATGCCAAGTTTTCCGAAGCATTGAAAACTGTTGGTAAGCAATTCGATTTTGTCGAACTGTACAACGAGCGGGATAAATTCAAGGTCGAAATCCTCAATGTCATTGGTACGGACCTCAATGGTTACGTCCTGGACGACTGTGCCATCGACTTCCTGGAACAGACGCCGATCGAATTACTCAGCCCGAATAATATTCTCGACGCCGAAGGGATTAAGAAGATCACCGAGCTGACGGCAAAAGAATTCGTGCAAGCGAACAATTACACCCGCGAAAAAGAAAAAACGATTAAGAAGCAAGACGTGGAAGCCCAGGAAGCGATTCTGGAGTTGGAGCGTCAACGGGTCGAAGCGGTTGAAAAGCAGAAACGCGAAATTGCTGAAGTCTCCGCTCGCGAACAAGCCGAAGCGAAACGCGTCTCGGAAGAAGAACGTCTCAAAGGAGAACGGGCACGGATTACGACGGAAGAGGAAATCAGTATTTCTGAGGAAAATAAAGAACGGCAGATCATTGTCGCCCGCAAGAGCAAAGAGCGGACCGATGCGGTCGAAACCGAACGGGTCGAAAAAGACCGCATGCTGGAAGCGACCGAGCGTGAACGGATCGTGACATTGGCACAGATCGACAAAGAAAAAGCGGTCGAAGTCGAAAAACGGAATATTCAAGACGTGATCCGCGAGCGGGTTGTCGTCGAACGGGCGGTTGTTGAACAACAGGAAAAAATCAAAGATACCGAAGAGTTCGCCACCGCCGACCGGCTCAAACAGGTGACTGTCACCAAAGCCGAAATGGATGCCCAGCAAGCCTTGGTCAAAGAAGTCAAAGCGGCCGAAGCGTCGAAGGCTGCTGCCGATTTCCTGGCCGAACAACGCATCGTCGAGGCCGAAGCGGAACGGGCTGCCGCCGAGAAAGAAACGTTGGCGCAAAAAATGTTGGCCGAAGCCAAGACCGCCAATGCGGCCGCTATTGGGCTGGCCGATGCCCAGGTGCTTGAAGCCAAGGCAGCTGCCATCGAAAAAGAGGGTACCGCCGAAGCGAACGTGTTGCAGCGTAAAGCCGTTGCTGAAGCGAAAGGCATCGAAGCCCGCGCCTCTGCAGTCGAAAAAGAAGGCACGGCCGAAGCCAGTGTGATGCACCTCAAGTTCACCAGCGAAGCCAAGGGCATCGAGGAAAAAGCCAACGCCATGAAACTGTTCGACGGAGTCGGACGCGAACACGAAGAATTCAAATTGCGGCTCAACAAAGAGAAGGACATCGAAATCGCCGCGATCAGCGCACAACAAGAGATCGCCGAGTCCCAAGCAGGGATCGTGGGCGAAGCCCTCAAATCGGCCCGTATCGACATCGTGGGCGGCGAAACGACCTTCTTCGACAAGATCGTCGACTCGATCAAAGCCGGGAAATCGGTCGATCGCTTTGTGCACAACAGCGAAGTGCTGACCGATGTGAAGAATTCGTTCTTCAACGGCAATCCGGAATATTTCCGCGACAAATTGCAGGAGTTTGTCGACCAGTTCAATATGAGCTTCGACGACGTCAAAGACCTGTCCGTGGCGGCATTGATCGGAAAAATGCTGACGCTCACCGACAGCGATGAATCGAAGTCCGAATTGAATCGCATGCTCAGCGCCGTCAAAGGGATGGGAATCGCGGATAAGAAGGTTAATACGCTGGACATCAGTGGCCAATCGCTGACCGTCAGCGGCAAGAAGAGTTGA
- a CDS encoding DNA repair ATPase, with product MAQAELENTADEAEPAVELQGGTYEIIRNRLTTHGQDLRARLNQLNEARKTVFGSIDTVLTSTERITTVHNCVPRDMVAAGQRFLFGYNVHFGLKTERNLSDVFAAYEFKEGTFHEISLDLIGDPQFEKDFQDVYRYYKNAVFAKFFVRGPHLYMIFRVGKGVGDIKTFKWVIQGEELVYVDNRSDHEVRYPPQHEFEWTRTHRDLHQTGRHPHISIDDRIFVETIGGDLTIKVENNTDSGEGIYAEPVDDPDQTLDDAEIHYALVGNVILLKIRPYQETAFRYFVYNDKLKQAQRLDSLEYACVLLPDDHGLIFADGYYLQTGLCKTFGSNLSDMVFERRIAATNGEDYLYVFYNRLAGVYVLLQYNLIEQRVETPVICSGFTFFPSGEMVCFKAQEEPQKHHAVQIWQTPYVDEDFAPPAQTDSYLFKIGNKDVVRGMAECHELLELIEKEDTYANLYVDIVKESTGVLDSYFWIDQPETFELKEPLTKIRDAAGAAIDEFDKVLRVKQDTAQQTKRVREKTREIVSAVGRKRFDHINDFVGSLRDLRSVRGDIISLRDLRYVDEPLIESLETEVSEEADKLAQRCVTFLLDPAALTPYEQKVADEQAKIGELTKVADAKVVEEEIAKSAAELEMLIEIVSNLKIDDATQRTAIIDNISAIFSTVNAARAALKNKSHELLSVEGIAEFGSQMKLLNQGVVNYLDICDSPDKCEEFLTKVMIQIEELEGRFAEFDEFVLQLTEKREEIYNAFETRKLSLVEARNKRAGALANAADRILKGIKTRVESLESINDINGYFASDLMIEKVRDIVKQLQELDDSVKVDDIQSRLKTVKEDAVRQLKDRQELFVDGANIIKLGGHQFTVNVQALDLTTVLRDGEMNLHLTGTNFFEPIENEELIATRDVWDQEVVSENQSVYRGEYLTYKILRSLSQPGAEPSMEDVRQYDADQLTAFVQRFMGPRYGEAYVKGVHDHDAVKLVADLLEMESTIGLLRYHTRARALALVVWQHFVDKKQKTLLTAKLKGFGTITQLFPATVAQAQYVAELQNVLQAATAEVDLFSETFLPSAAEYLFHVLVGDGFAISPQAADLFRRFEEHLHHNGFSDKFAASLKGVHREPASAFSLARDWVGAFIEQQDEAAAEDYVDEVAGLLLEGKLNDRQIVNASVTRDVAGLLGTHAAIQEGGYHLSYGDFTQKLAEYDRQVVPRFNSYVQLKRDIVETARDEMKLEEFRPRVLTSFVRNRLLDEVYLPVIGDNFAKQIGAAGEGKRTDRMGLLLLVSPPGYGKTTLMEYVANRLGVIFMKINGPAIGHQVTSLDPDEAPNAGAREEVEKLNLALEMGDNVMIYLDDIQHCNPEFLQKFISLCDATRKIEGVYKGRTRTYDLRGRKVAVVMAGNPYTESGEKFQIPDMLSNRADIYNLGEIIGEHAASFEMSYLENCLTSNSVLNHLATRSQKDVYAVIRMAERDSAEGVELEGNYSSAELGEMVATMKKLMRVRDVILAVNREYIRSAAQSDDYRTEPAFKLQGSYRNMNRIAEKVVPVMNDDELQALIVSNYENDSQTLTSDAEANMLKFKELMGILNEDEAQRWESIKRSFQQNVKLKGVAPDDKIGQVIMQMGSFTDGLESIRRAMTDGMAAMAEEDDDSAVLEGHVTQLVAQISGLREGLDAIHGSLADGIPALVTAAQAAERVTPAPIAEVEPPPQQPEPESQVTKIPAPEVVDAPFDQQQDDEEPATTGDNRHKITVVNKMPRSIYNVLQQQFELMNSWMKPLLDASNSQSADIKTLRSQLHQCLKDYKQMLRRIERREDG from the coding sequence ATGGCTCAAGCAGAACTCGAAAATACCGCTGACGAGGCGGAACCGGCGGTTGAGCTGCAGGGGGGCACGTATGAGATCATCCGCAACCGCCTGACCACGCACGGACAGGATCTGCGGGCACGGTTGAATCAATTGAACGAGGCCCGGAAAACGGTCTTCGGCTCAATCGACACGGTGCTGACCTCGACCGAGCGGATTACGACGGTCCACAATTGCGTCCCCCGGGATATGGTGGCAGCCGGCCAGCGGTTTCTGTTCGGCTACAACGTCCATTTCGGATTAAAGACTGAGCGGAACCTTTCCGATGTTTTTGCCGCCTACGAATTCAAGGAAGGGACGTTCCACGAGATCTCGTTGGATCTAATTGGCGATCCGCAATTCGAAAAAGATTTTCAGGACGTCTATCGTTATTACAAGAACGCGGTCTTCGCCAAGTTTTTCGTCCGTGGTCCGCACCTGTACATGATCTTTCGCGTTGGCAAGGGCGTGGGGGACATCAAGACCTTCAAATGGGTCATCCAGGGCGAAGAGCTGGTCTACGTTGATAACCGCAGCGACCACGAAGTCCGTTATCCGCCGCAACACGAATTTGAGTGGACCCGCACGCATCGCGACTTGCATCAAACGGGACGCCACCCGCACATTTCTATCGATGATCGGATTTTCGTCGAAACGATTGGCGGCGACCTGACGATCAAAGTCGAGAATAACACCGATTCGGGCGAGGGGATTTACGCCGAACCGGTGGACGACCCGGATCAAACGCTGGACGATGCGGAAATCCATTATGCGTTGGTAGGGAATGTGATCTTGCTCAAGATCCGTCCTTATCAGGAAACGGCATTCCGTTACTTCGTGTACAACGACAAACTGAAACAGGCGCAGCGGCTTGATTCGCTAGAATACGCCTGTGTGTTATTGCCCGATGACCACGGTCTGATTTTTGCCGACGGATATTATTTGCAAACGGGGCTGTGCAAGACGTTCGGCAGCAATTTATCCGACATGGTCTTCGAACGGCGTATTGCTGCGACGAACGGCGAAGATTATCTCTACGTGTTTTATAACCGCCTAGCCGGCGTGTACGTGTTGTTGCAATACAATCTCATCGAACAACGTGTAGAGACTCCGGTGATTTGTAGCGGATTTACATTCTTTCCCAGCGGCGAAATGGTCTGTTTCAAAGCGCAGGAGGAACCGCAAAAACACCATGCGGTGCAGATATGGCAAACGCCTTACGTCGACGAAGACTTTGCTCCGCCGGCACAAACCGACTCCTACCTGTTCAAGATCGGCAACAAAGATGTCGTACGGGGCATGGCGGAGTGCCATGAGTTGTTGGAGCTGATCGAAAAAGAGGACACCTACGCCAATCTGTACGTCGACATCGTCAAAGAGTCGACCGGTGTGCTTGATTCGTATTTCTGGATTGATCAGCCCGAGACATTCGAACTCAAGGAACCGCTGACAAAAATTCGCGACGCAGCCGGCGCGGCAATCGACGAATTCGACAAGGTGCTCCGCGTCAAACAAGACACGGCCCAACAGACCAAACGGGTGCGGGAGAAAACCCGCGAGATCGTTTCCGCGGTGGGCCGCAAGCGATTCGACCATATCAACGACTTCGTCGGCTCGCTACGGGACCTGCGTTCGGTGCGGGGAGATATTATTTCCTTGCGCGATTTGCGGTATGTGGACGAGCCGCTGATTGAGTCGTTGGAGACGGAAGTCTCTGAAGAAGCGGATAAATTGGCGCAGCGGTGCGTGACCTTTTTGCTCGACCCGGCAGCGCTGACTCCCTATGAGCAGAAGGTGGCTGACGAACAGGCAAAAATTGGCGAGTTGACGAAAGTCGCCGACGCCAAAGTCGTGGAAGAGGAAATTGCCAAGAGCGCCGCCGAGTTGGAAATGCTGATCGAGATCGTCAGCAATCTGAAGATCGACGATGCGACGCAGCGGACGGCGATCATCGATAATATTTCGGCGATCTTCTCCACCGTCAACGCTGCCCGCGCCGCACTGAAGAACAAGTCACACGAGTTGTTATCGGTCGAAGGAATTGCCGAGTTCGGCTCGCAGATGAAATTGCTCAATCAGGGCGTCGTCAATTATCTAGATATCTGCGACTCGCCGGATAAGTGCGAAGAATTCCTCACGAAGGTGATGATCCAAATTGAGGAGTTGGAAGGCCGGTTCGCGGAATTCGACGAGTTTGTGTTGCAATTAACGGAAAAACGGGAAGAAATCTACAACGCGTTTGAAACGCGAAAACTATCGCTGGTCGAAGCCCGCAATAAGCGCGCGGGTGCCCTGGCCAATGCGGCGGACCGGATTCTCAAAGGGATCAAGACCCGCGTGGAGAGTCTGGAGTCGATCAACGACATCAACGGCTATTTCGCGTCGGATTTAATGATTGAGAAGGTCCGCGATATCGTCAAGCAATTGCAGGAGCTTGATGATTCGGTCAAGGTCGACGACATCCAAAGCCGGTTGAAAACAGTCAAAGAGGATGCGGTCCGGCAATTGAAGGACCGGCAAGAGCTCTTTGTCGACGGCGCGAACATCATCAAACTGGGCGGACACCAGTTCACGGTGAATGTCCAGGCGCTCGATCTGACGACTGTGCTGCGCGATGGCGAGATGAACCTGCATCTGACCGGAACGAATTTCTTCGAGCCGATTGAGAATGAAGAACTGATTGCTACACGCGACGTTTGGGACCAGGAGGTGGTTTCCGAAAATCAGTCCGTCTATCGCGGTGAATACCTCACCTATAAAATCCTACGGTCTCTGTCGCAGCCGGGGGCGGAACCTTCTATGGAGGACGTCCGCCAATACGATGCGGATCAACTCACGGCCTTCGTGCAGCGATTTATGGGGCCGCGGTATGGCGAAGCGTACGTCAAAGGGGTCCATGATCACGATGCGGTCAAACTGGTCGCAGACCTGTTAGAGATGGAATCCACCATCGGCTTGCTGCGGTACCATACCCGCGCGCGTGCATTGGCCTTGGTGGTCTGGCAGCATTTTGTGGACAAGAAACAAAAGACGTTGTTGACAGCCAAGCTCAAAGGGTTCGGCACGATCACGCAACTCTTCCCGGCCACCGTTGCGCAGGCGCAATACGTGGCGGAATTGCAAAACGTATTGCAGGCCGCAACGGCCGAGGTGGATTTGTTTTCCGAGACGTTTTTGCCCTCTGCAGCGGAATACCTGTTTCACGTGCTGGTTGGCGATGGGTTTGCCATCAGCCCGCAAGCGGCGGATTTGTTTCGCCGGTTTGAAGAGCATCTGCACCACAACGGGTTTTCGGACAAATTCGCCGCTTCACTCAAAGGCGTGCATCGCGAACCCGCGAGTGCGTTTTCCTTGGCCAGAGATTGGGTGGGCGCCTTCATCGAACAACAAGACGAGGCCGCTGCCGAAGACTATGTGGACGAAGTGGCCGGTTTGCTACTGGAAGGCAAACTCAACGACCGGCAAATCGTCAATGCGTCGGTGACACGCGACGTGGCGGGGTTGCTGGGGACACACGCGGCGATCCAAGAGGGTGGCTATCACCTTAGTTACGGCGACTTCACGCAAAAACTCGCGGAGTACGACCGACAAGTCGTCCCGAGGTTTAATAGCTATGTGCAGTTGAAGCGGGACATTGTGGAAACGGCGCGCGATGAGATGAAACTCGAAGAGTTTCGTCCACGGGTGTTGACGTCGTTTGTGCGGAACCGTTTGTTGGATGAGGTTTACCTGCCGGTCATCGGCGATAACTTCGCCAAACAAATTGGCGCTGCAGGGGAAGGAAAACGGACCGACCGGATGGGGCTGTTGCTACTGGTCTCTCCCCCCGGTTATGGGAAAACCACGTTGATGGAATATGTCGCCAATCGCTTGGGGGTGATCTTTATGAAGATCAACGGCCCGGCCATTGGACATCAAGTGACGTCGCTGGATCCAGATGAAGCACCCAATGCCGGTGCGCGCGAAGAAGTCGAGAAGCTCAATCTCGCCTTGGAAATGGGCGACAACGTGATGATTTATCTCGACGATATTCAACACTGCAATCCCGAGTTTTTACAAAAGTTCATTTCGTTGTGCGATGCGACGCGAAAGATCGAAGGCGTGTATAAAGGCCGCACGCGGACCTATGACCTGCGGGGCCGCAAAGTCGCCGTGGTCATGGCGGGCAACCCTTACACCGAAAGCGGCGAGAAATTTCAGATTCCCGACATGCTTTCCAACCGGGCTGATATTTATAACCTGGGCGAAATCATCGGCGAACATGCGGCATCGTTTGAGATGAGCTATCTGGAAAACTGCCTGACGTCGAATTCCGTGTTGAATCATCTCGCCACGCGCAGCCAGAAAGATGTTTACGCCGTGATTCGCATGGCTGAGCGGGACAGTGCTGAAGGAGTGGAGTTGGAAGGCAACTACTCCTCCGCGGAACTGGGTGAGATGGTGGCGACGATGAAAAAACTGATGCGGGTTCGCGACGTCATTTTGGCGGTCAATCGCGAATACATCCGCTCCGCCGCTCAATCAGACGATTACCGCACAGAACCGGCATTCAAGCTGCAAGGGTCGTATCGGAACATGAATCGCATTGCTGAAAAAGTGGTGCCGGTGATGAACGATGACGAATTGCAGGCTTTGATTGTTTCGAACTACGAGAACGATTCACAGACGCTGACCTCCGATGCTGAAGCCAACATGCTCAAGTTCAAAGAACTGATGGGCATCCTCAATGAAGATGAGGCCCAACGTTGGGAGTCGATCAAACGCTCGTTCCAGCAGAACGTCAAACTCAAAGGAGTTGCGCCCGACGATAAGATTGGGCAGGTGATTATGCAGATGGGTTCGTTCACCGACGGGCTGGAATCCATTCGCCGCGCGATGACCGACGGTATGGCGGCGATGGCCGAAGAGGACGATGATTCCGCTGTGCTGGAAGGACATGTAACGCAACTCGTCGCACAAATCAGCGGCCTACGGGAAGGGCTGGACGCGATCCACGGTAGTTTAGCGGACGGGATTCCCGCACTCGTCACAGCTGCGCAAGCCGCCGAACGCGTGACGCCAGCGCCAATTGCCGAAGTCGAGCCACCGCCGCAACAACCCGAACCGGAATCGCAGGTCACTAAAATTCCGGCTCCCGAAGTGGTTGATGCGCCATTCGACCAGCAACAGGATGACGAAGAACCCGCAACAACGGGCGATAACCGTCACAAGATTACGGTCGTGAACAAAATGCCGCGCAGCATCTACAATGTGCTACAACAGCAGTTCGAGTTGATGAACAGCTGGATGAAACCGCTACTCGACGCTTCCAATTCGCAGTCAGCCGACATTAAAACATTACGCAGCCAACTGCATCAATGCTTGAAGGACTACAAGCAAATGCTGCGGCGGATCGAACGTAGGGAAGACGGTTAA
- a CDS encoding FAD binding domain-containing protein, producing the protein MKSFEFANPQSETEALELMNDHPEQTAVLAGGTDLISLLQADIIRPERVVDIKNISSMHDVAEVDDGLMVGALTTLEEVLDNSKLAEYASVAQAADAVHAIQIQSSGTIAGDLCHLPNCWYYRNGYGMLGLENGTSLPETGDNRYHAIFGNSGPAKFVTASRFAPALIAWGAKVRIIGPGPDEAEMLPLEYFYTTPRTERQGTTVLKPGQLVSHIWLPKTAGAVSGNYDVLQTEGLDWPLASASATLKISGGRVSDARIVLGHVAPTPWVSHDAATSLLGKTISEATAQAAGDAAVSRATPLSDNGYKVQLARTAVKRAILRSAGLLEGGL; encoded by the coding sequence ATGAAGTCTTTTGAATTTGCCAATCCCCAAAGCGAAACTGAAGCTTTGGAGTTGATGAACGATCACCCCGAACAAACCGCCGTCTTGGCGGGGGGAACGGATTTAATTTCGCTATTGCAAGCGGACATCATTCGCCCCGAGCGGGTGGTGGACATCAAAAATATCTCTTCGATGCACGATGTCGCTGAAGTCGACGACGGCCTGATGGTTGGCGCCTTGACTACATTGGAAGAGGTGTTGGACAACAGCAAACTCGCCGAATACGCATCAGTCGCCCAAGCGGCCGATGCGGTCCACGCGATTCAGATCCAATCGTCGGGAACCATCGCCGGCGATTTGTGCCATCTGCCCAACTGTTGGTATTACCGCAACGGTTACGGCATGCTGGGCCTCGAAAATGGCACTTCATTGCCTGAAACGGGAGACAACCGTTATCACGCCATCTTCGGGAACTCCGGCCCGGCAAAATTTGTCACCGCCAGCCGCTTTGCCCCCGCACTGATTGCTTGGGGTGCCAAAGTTCGGATTATTGGCCCCGGACCGGACGAAGCGGAAATGCTCCCCTTGGAGTATTTCTACACCACCCCTCGTACTGAACGGCAGGGGACGACGGTGCTTAAGCCGGGACAATTGGTGTCGCACATTTGGTTGCCTAAAACCGCCGGCGCGGTGAGCGGGAATTACGATGTGCTGCAAACCGAAGGTCTCGATTGGCCCTTGGCTTCGGCCTCGGCCACATTAAAAATTTCCGGCGGGCGCGTGAGTGATGCCCGTATCGTGTTGGGGCACGTTGCTCCCACACCGTGGGTCTCACACGACGCGGCGACGTCGCTGCTCGGTAAGACGATCTCCGAAGCGACGGCCCAAGCGGCCGGCGATGCGGCGGTCAGCCGCGCCACTCCACTTTCGGATAACGGTTACAAGGTTCAACTTGCCCGTACGGCGGTCAAGCGGGCGATTTTGCGTTCCGCCGGACTGTTGGAAGGAGGTCTGTAG